DNA sequence from the Stenotrophomonas sp. 24(2023) genome:
CCTCGTTGCTGGCCGGCAGCACGACGCTGAAATCGTAATCACGCACGTAGGAGGAAAAATTGTTGCCCACGATGCCCTCGATGCGGGCGCCGGTGTGCGTGTCCACGACGGTGGGGCGCAGCATTTCGATCAGCGGGAAGGCATCGTCACCGCTGTGGGCATCGATGTGCATTTCCACCGAGATGATATCCAGTTCCACTGCGTAGCGGTCGGCGCTGGGGTTGTCCCAGTGCGCCAGGTCGTTGCAGCGGTTGTTGATCATCGCCAGCGTGTTGCGCAGGTTTTCCTGGCGGCGTTCGCCCCGGGCCAGGTTGGCGAAGTTGGTGGTGATGCGCGTGCCTTCGGCCGGCTGGTAGTGCTCGTCGAAGGGGATGCGGGTGATGCTGAAGGTGAAGTCGTGGTTCGTCATGGCCTGCGTTCTGGCTGGCGGGATGGCATCCGGATGCCTGTCGGGCGCATCCGGCATTCAAAGGAATCGGCGTGGGCCGTGTCAGGCCGCCACCACCTTGGCGACGGCAGTGGTGGTGGTGCGGTGGGCCAGCGCCAGCAGCGGCAACGCCCGTTGCACCGCCAGCCGCGCCCGCTGTACCAGGGCTTCGTCGTGCACCCGGCCATCGGCGAAATCGCGGTCGGTGGCGTAGATGCCCAGCGGCAAGGTGCGGGCCTGGAAGAAACTGAAGAGCGGCCGCAGCTGGTGGTCGATCACCAGCGCATGGCGCTCGCTGCCACCGGTGGCGGCCAGCAGGATGGGCGTATCGACCAGCGCATCCTGGTCGATGAAATCGAAGAAATGCTTGAACAGCCCGGTGTACGAACCGCGGTAGACCGGGGTGGCCACCACCAGCACATCGGCCTGTTCAACGGCGGCCAGCTCCCGCTCCACGGTGTCCGGCAGCTGCGAGCGCCAGAGGGCGCCGGCCAGGTGCGGGGCCAGCTGGCCCAGTTCGATCAGGTGCGGTTGGCACGGCACTTCCTCGCCGATCAGGTCCAGCAGGTGCTGGGCCAGGGTGGCTGCCCGGGAGGGGCGTTGCAGCCCGCCGGAGACAGCAACGATGCGCAGGGGACGTGTCATGTGTTCGCTTTCCTGGGAAGGGGCGGTTCGGTGGGGGAACCGCTGGGGTGCACTCCCCTGCCCGGCCAGGTGGCCAGGGTGAGGAACAACCAAAGGCATGTGCCGATGCTAGTCAGGCCTGTCCATGACGTAAAATGGTTTTACTTCACATATCCATGAGTGGGATTCATCGTCATGCTTGAGCGCATCCACCTCAGCATCGTGCAGCAGGTCGAGCAGCAGGGGTCGCTGACGGCCGCGGCGGGCGTGTTGAACCTGACCCAGTCGGCGCTGAGCCACAGCATGAAGAAGCTGGAACAGCAGCTGGGCACCGATGTCTGGCTGCGCGAAGGCCGCAGCCTGCGCCTGACCCAGGCCGGCCAATACCTGCTGGCGGTGGCCAACCGGGTGCTGCCGCAGCTGGACCTGGCCGAGGAACGGCTGGGCCAGTTCGCGCAGGGCGAGCGTGGCGCGCTGCGCATCGGCATGGAGTGCCACCCCTGCTACCAGTGGCTGCTGAAGATCGTCTCGCCCTACCTGGCCGCCTGGCCGGATGTGGATGTGGACGTGAAGCAGAAGTTCCAGTTCGGCGGCATCGGCGCCCTGTTCGGCTATGAGATCGACCTGCTGGTCACGCCCGATCCGCTGCTGAAGCCGGGGCTGACGTTCGTGCCGGTGTTCGATTACGAGCAGGTGCTGGTGGTGGCCAAGGACCACGCGCTGGCCAAGGTGGATTACGTGAAGCCGCGCCAGCTGACCCAGGAAGTGCTCATCAGCTACCCGGTGCCGTTCGAGCGGCTGGACATCTACAACCAGTTCCTGCTGCCGGCCGGGGTGACGCCGCGCCGCCACAAGAGCATCGAAACCACCGACATCATGATGCAGATGGTGGCCAGTGGCCGGGGCGTGGCCGCCATGCCGCGCTGGCTGGTGGAGGAATACGCGGCCAAGATGGAGGTCGTGCCGGTGCGGCTGGGTGCCAAGGGCATTCCCAAGCAGATCTACCTGGGCGCGCGCGCCTCGGACACCGCCATCGACTACCTGCGCGCCTTCGTTGACCTGGCCCGCAAGGGCCCGCCGGCCGCCACTGCCACTGCCACTGCCACTGCCACCGGCACAGACTGATGGCCGCGCGCGATCTGGTCGACACCTGCACGCTGGAGGTGACGGCCAAGGACATCCCCGCGCTGGCGGCCGTGGCGGGCCGGATCCGTCCGGGCACGGCGATCTCCATTCCCTACCTGCCACGCGAGGATGACGACGCGCGGCTGGCAGCGGCGCGGGCCGTGCGCGAGCTGGGGTTCACGCCGATGCCGCACCTGTCCGCACGGCGCATCGGCTCGCTGGCCGCACTGGACCGCTTCCTGCAGCGGGCGGTCGCCGACGCCGGGGTTGAGCGTTGTTTCGTGATTGCCGGTGATCCGCCGGTGCCCGCCGGCCCGTTTGCCGACAGTGCCGCGCTCATCGGAACGGGCCTGCTGGAACGTGCCGGCATCCGCATGGTGGGCGTGGGCGGGCACCCCGAAGGCCATCCGGCGATGACGGTAGCCCAGGGCTGGCAGGTGCTGGGCGACAAGTGCCGGGACATCCAGCAGCGCGGCATGGCGCCGCTGATCATCACCCAGTTCGCTTTCGATGCCGGCGTGGTGCTGGCCTGGTTGGACACGCTGCGCGCACAGGGCATCGGCCACCCGGTGCGGATCGGCGTACCGGGACCGGCCAGCATCCCCCTGCTCGCGCGCTATGCGGCGATGTGCGGGGTGAGTGCCAGCGCATCGGTGCTGTCCCGGTACGGTATTTCGATCGGCCGGCTGCTCGGCACCGCCGGGCCGGATGTGTTCGTCGATCGCCTGGCTGCCGGGCTGGCCGGGACTTCGGCGCCGGTCGGCCTGCATCTGTTCCCGTTCGGGGGCATCGCGCGGTCGCTGGACTGGATGGAGCGGTACCGCCTGCGCGACGGGCAGTAATGTCCGCAGGAATGCCCGGCCTTCCGCCCCTACTCCGCAAACCCGGCCGTCCAGGACTTCGCTAGTCTGCACGTGTCGCGCGCCGTCGGCCGCGTGCACCGCTGTTCCGGGCGGTGCCTTCCGGTGACCGCTGTACTTTCATGAGGATCAGGCAATGCGAAGGCTGGATCGGGGCCGTATCGGGCGGTGTGTCACCTGGGTGGCCGCTGCTGGGGTTCTGCCGTTCTGCGCGGCCGCCTTGCCGCTGGACATCATGCAGGTACCGGGCGGCAACTTCCCGCAGATTGCCGAAAACTACCTGCTGCAGGATTTCGATGCGCAGGATCGGCCGGAAGAAGTGCAGATCACCAACATCCTGCAGAACCGCTACTTCTATTCGAACTGCTTCGAACCGGCCAGCTGCCATCGCGGCGCGCCGGAAGGCGCGGTGGTGTTCCGGGTGCCGTCCGGGTTTGCCAGCACCCCCAACAGCCACTACCCCCGGGTGGAGCTGAGGGCCAAGCGCAACTTCATGCTGGGCAGCACGTTCGACATCACCCAGTCGGGCGACGCCTACATCGTGCAGAACCCGCAGACACGCTCGATCATCATTGCCCAGATCCATGGCGACAAGGCCGGGGGCTCGGAACTGCTGAAGCTGCGCTGGGACGATGGGGCCATCGTGGCCGGAACGAAGGAACACTACGGTGATCCGGAAAACAGGACGCCCCTGCTGACCGGCGTCGCGCTTGGCCAGAAGATCAGCTACACGATCGAGGCCCAGGGCATGGGCACCGGCATGCATCTGCGGATCACCGTTGCTGCCGAGGGCCGCACCTCGACCCAGCACTTCGACTTCCCGGCGTCGGGATGGAGCGATGTGGCGTTGTACTTCAAGGCCGGCAACTACAACCAGAGTTCAAGCCCGGACGGCGGCACGGCCATCGTGGCGTACAGCGCGCTGGACATTCGTTACCGGTGAGGCTGTGCGCCTGTATCACGCGGGCAATCGGCAGCCATACGGCAGCTGAATCCCGGCGGCTTCTGGGGCTGCAACAATACAGTTAAGCTGTATTGTTTGCGGGCCCGGGCACTCTCGTCCGGCAGTCAACGGAGCTGCCATGAACACCGCATCGCCATCGCCAAAGCAGGTCGTGCAACGCTTCAATCATGAGGTGATCGAGCAGGGACGTCTCGATTCGTTCCAGGCGCTGATGGCGCCTGACTTCATCAACTGGTCGGCCCCTCCCGGCGCGCCGCGTGATGGTTCGGGCATGTGGATCACGTTCGAGGA
Encoded proteins:
- the msuE gene encoding FMN reductase, translating into MTRPLRIVAVSGGLQRPSRAATLAQHLLDLIGEEVPCQPHLIELGQLAPHLAGALWRSQLPDTVERELAAVEQADVLVVATPVYRGSYTGLFKHFFDFIDQDALVDTPILLAATGGSERHALVIDHQLRPLFSFFQARTLPLGIYATDRDFADGRVHDEALVQRARLAVQRALPLLALAHRTTTTAVAKVVAA
- a CDS encoding LysR family transcriptional regulator, which encodes MLERIHLSIVQQVEQQGSLTAAAGVLNLTQSALSHSMKKLEQQLGTDVWLREGRSLRLTQAGQYLLAVANRVLPQLDLAEERLGQFAQGERGALRIGMECHPCYQWLLKIVSPYLAAWPDVDVDVKQKFQFGGIGALFGYEIDLLVTPDPLLKPGLTFVPVFDYEQVLVVAKDHALAKVDYVKPRQLTQEVLISYPVPFERLDIYNQFLLPAGVTPRRHKSIETTDIMMQMVASGRGVAAMPRWLVEEYAAKMEVVPVRLGAKGIPKQIYLGARASDTAIDYLRAFVDLARKGPPAATATATATATGTD
- a CDS encoding methylenetetrahydrofolate reductase; protein product: MAARDLVDTCTLEVTAKDIPALAAVAGRIRPGTAISIPYLPREDDDARLAAARAVRELGFTPMPHLSARRIGSLAALDRFLQRAVADAGVERCFVIAGDPPVPAGPFADSAALIGTGLLERAGIRMVGVGGHPEGHPAMTVAQGWQVLGDKCRDIQQRGMAPLIITQFAFDAGVVLAWLDTLRAQGIGHPVRIGVPGPASIPLLARYAAMCGVSASASVLSRYGISIGRLLGTAGPDVFVDRLAAGLAGTSAPVGLHLFPFGGIARSLDWMERYRLRDGQ
- a CDS encoding polysaccharide lyase family 7 protein, which gives rise to MRRLDRGRIGRCVTWVAAAGVLPFCAAALPLDIMQVPGGNFPQIAENYLLQDFDAQDRPEEVQITNILQNRYFYSNCFEPASCHRGAPEGAVVFRVPSGFASTPNSHYPRVELRAKRNFMLGSTFDITQSGDAYIVQNPQTRSIIIAQIHGDKAGGSELLKLRWDDGAIVAGTKEHYGDPENRTPLLTGVALGQKISYTIEAQGMGTGMHLRITVAAEGRTSTQHFDFPASGWSDVALYFKAGNYNQSSSPDGGTAIVAYSALDIRYR